From the genome of Prevotella herbatica, one region includes:
- a CDS encoding patatin-like phospholipase family protein yields MKIDRFVYRVGLLVLLVAYCSITENIYADNGRKKVAVVLSGGGAKGMAHIGVLKVIQKAGIPVDIVTGTSMGSIIGGLYSVGWNANELDSLVRGQDWMFLLSDRDDYYSQNLLNREKQNTYFISKTLTAKKKNISGGGGFIQGVNLSKLFTRLTAGYTDSLNFNKLPIPFACVATDIVDNTEYDFHSGVLADAMRTSMSIPYAFTPIRKNAMMLVDGGLRNNYPADVAKSMGADYIIGSTVQSKPKTADELTTGAAVLTQVIDINCKNKYDDNIAITDIPIRVNTSGYGPASFSDVAIDSLIQRGEQAAMAHWDELMALKRKLGYSDDYMPKYLHASDEAKVPVDFANKTVDSRPPHDVIQGNLGVRFDTEEIVALQINGVYKSSLKPLDIEATLRLGQRIMANAQAILTPKKNIKIGFGYTFHYDDIDVYDHGNNDYNIKFNHHQVGLNIMGVNMKNLILDLSARFDYYNYSNMLVSGEAFGNNVMLRDDHFFSYHTKLHYDSENAGVFPTRGAKFNAEYAYYTDNFTQYKNHIGFSELNAMWRISFALNSRFTLQPMAYGRLLFGRETPYIRQNVIGGEWFGHYFEQQLPFVGVGNVELTDPHFIAMQLKAQQRLGTNNYILFHIAAAQHGDKLRNILDKGPMLGYQLGYYYKTIFGPLGASLGYSNKTDCIHFYINLGFEF; encoded by the coding sequence ATGAAAATAGATAGATTCGTATATAGGGTGGGGCTTTTGGTGCTATTAGTTGCATATTGTTCCATTACTGAAAATATTTATGCCGATAATGGCAGAAAGAAAGTAGCTGTGGTACTGTCAGGAGGTGGTGCAAAAGGCATGGCGCATATAGGTGTGCTGAAAGTTATTCAGAAAGCCGGAATTCCTGTGGACATAGTTACAGGAACATCTATGGGAAGTATTATAGGAGGATTATATAGTGTGGGTTGGAATGCAAATGAACTTGATTCTCTTGTGCGTGGACAGGATTGGATGTTTCTTCTTTCAGACCGTGATGATTATTATTCTCAGAATCTATTGAATCGTGAAAAGCAGAATACATATTTTATCTCTAAAACATTAACTGCTAAAAAGAAAAATATTTCTGGTGGAGGAGGGTTTATACAAGGTGTAAATCTATCTAAGCTTTTTACTCGTCTTACTGCCGGATATACTGATTCTTTGAATTTCAATAAACTACCTATTCCTTTTGCATGTGTTGCAACTGATATCGTTGATAACACAGAATATGATTTTCATAGCGGTGTGCTGGCTGATGCAATGCGTACCAGCATGTCTATCCCTTATGCCTTTACTCCGATACGAAAGAACGCTATGATGCTTGTTGATGGTGGCTTACGCAATAACTATCCGGCAGATGTAGCCAAAAGCATGGGAGCTGATTATATTATTGGTTCAACTGTACAAAGCAAGCCAAAGACTGCCGACGAACTTACAACCGGAGCGGCTGTTCTTACTCAGGTCATTGACATTAATTGTAAGAACAAATATGATGATAATATTGCAATAACAGATATTCCCATACGTGTTAATACATCAGGTTATGGTCCTGCCAGTTTTTCAGATGTTGCTATTGATTCGCTTATACAACGTGGTGAACAAGCAGCTATGGCACATTGGGATGAGTTGATGGCTCTGAAGCGTAAGTTGGGGTATTCTGATGATTATATGCCTAAATACCTACATGCTAGTGATGAGGCAAAGGTTCCCGTTGATTTCGCCAATAAAACTGTTGATAGCAGACCTCCTCATGATGTAATACAGGGAAATCTTGGTGTTAGATTTGATACTGAGGAAATTGTGGCTTTGCAGATTAATGGTGTTTACAAGTCTTCTTTGAAACCTCTTGATATAGAAGCCACTTTACGACTTGGACAGCGTATTATGGCTAATGCCCAAGCAATACTTACACCTAAGAAGAATATCAAAATAGGATTTGGATATACTTTCCACTATGATGATATAGATGTGTATGATCATGGCAACAACGACTATAATATAAAATTCAATCATCATCAGGTGGGACTGAATATTATGGGAGTTAATATGAAAAATCTTATATTGGATTTAAGTGCACGTTTTGATTATTATAACTATAGCAATATGCTTGTATCTGGAGAGGCATTTGGTAATAATGTGATGCTTCGTGATGACCATTTCTTTAGTTATCATACCAAATTGCATTATGATTCTGAGAATGCAGGTGTATTCCCAACACGCGGAGCAAAGTTCAATGCAGAGTATGCTTATTACACGGATAATTTTACACAATATAAGAACCATATTGGTTTTAGTGAATTAAACGCGATGTGGCGAATTTCATTTGCTCTAAATAGTCGTTTCACATTGCAGCCTATGGCTTACGGGCGTTTACTCTTTGGGCGTGAAACTCCATATATACGTCAAAATGTAATTGGTGGTGAGTGGTTTGGACATTACTTTGAACAGCAGTTGCCTTTCGTTGGAGTTGGGAATGTGGAATTAACTGATCCTCATTTTATAGCTATGCAGTTGAAGGCGCAACAACGTTTGGGAACAAATAACTATATTTTGTTTCATATAGCAGCAGCACAGCATGGTGACAAACTAAGAAACATCTTAGATAAGGGACCCATGCTTGGTTATCAGTTAGGTTATTATTATAAGACGATATTTGGACCTCTGGGTGCTAGTTTAGGGTACTCCAATAAAACAGATTGTATACACTTTTATATAAATCTTGGTTTTGAGTTTTAA
- a CDS encoding aminodeoxychorismate synthase component I, whose product MKQNYIDYMNKLGRQNVPFLFVINYIGDDAIIKPLEEINETEIKYDFNGITNCSSTPIKDERDIIWNIDMPTIDNYAKGFNIVRRNIMAGNSYLVNYTCCVPVKTNMSMEYIYNNSKARYRILIKDKLVCFSPESFIKINNRRIYSFPMKGTADATSPDAESILLSDAKESAEHATIVDLIRNDLSKIATDVRVDKYRYIDYISNNTGKIIQTSSQISGQLSSDYRQHIGDIIASQLPAGSITGAPKKKTVDIIAEAEDYQRGFYTGTMGICINGNIDSAVMIRFIEKKEDEYVFKTGGGITSKSDYNKEYNEIKQKIYVPICRDDKND is encoded by the coding sequence ATGAAACAAAATTATATTGATTACATGAACAAACTGGGACGACAAAATGTTCCATTTCTTTTTGTTATCAACTATATAGGAGATGATGCTATCATAAAACCGCTTGAAGAAATAAACGAAACAGAGATAAAATATGACTTTAACGGCATTACAAACTGCTCATCAACACCTATAAAAGATGAACGCGATATTATATGGAATATAGACATGCCAACTATAGATAATTATGCTAAAGGATTTAATATAGTAAGGAGGAATATCATGGCTGGCAATAGTTATCTTGTAAACTACACATGCTGTGTACCTGTAAAGACAAATATGTCTATGGAATATATTTACAACAATTCTAAAGCCAGATATCGTATTCTGATAAAAGACAAATTAGTTTGCTTCTCACCAGAATCATTCATAAAGATAAATAACAGAAGAATATATTCTTTTCCAATGAAGGGTACTGCTGATGCCACAAGCCCTGACGCGGAAAGCATATTACTTTCGGATGCTAAAGAAAGTGCAGAACATGCGACGATAGTAGATTTAATACGTAACGATCTAAGTAAGATTGCTACAGATGTGAGAGTTGACAAATACAGATATATAGACTATATATCAAACAATACGGGAAAAATCATACAGACAAGTTCACAAATCAGTGGGCAACTATCATCTGACTACAGGCAACATATAGGAGATATTATTGCATCGCAGCTTCCAGCAGGTTCTATTACAGGAGCGCCTAAGAAAAAAACTGTAGATATAATAGCTGAAGCGGAAGACTATCAACGTGGTTTCTACACTGGAACAATGGGAATATGTATCAATGGAAATATTGATAGTGCCGTAATGATAAGATTCATTGAGAAGAAAGAAGATGAATATGTCTTCAAAACAGGTGGAGGAATAACCTCAAAAAGTGATTACAACAAAGAATACAACGAAATAAAGCAAAAAATATATGTACCAATTTGTAGAGACGATAAAAATGATTAA
- a CDS encoding aminotransferase class IV — protein sequence MINGCAYNIGYHNDRLNNTRHHFWQSKEDINLLNYITPQESNDIIKVRVVYGENGIEDISYSEYSMRNIKTLKIVTDNHIEYSFKSTDRSAINKLVEKKGLYDEIIISKNSLIRDTSFTNIALFDGNTWYTPKHPLLRGTKRAHLINNNIVKEKDIHENDIFKYKAIRLFNAMIDFGDIEIPINKDTLSL from the coding sequence ATGATTAATGGTTGTGCCTACAATATAGGCTACCACAACGATAGGTTAAACAATACACGACATCACTTTTGGCAATCAAAAGAAGATATAAACCTTCTTAATTATATAACTCCACAAGAGAGCAATGACATTATAAAAGTAAGAGTAGTATATGGAGAAAATGGTATTGAGGATATATCATATTCAGAATACTCTATGCGCAATATAAAAACACTAAAGATTGTTACTGACAACCATATAGAATATAGCTTTAAAAGCACAGACCGTTCTGCTATAAACAAACTTGTTGAAAAGAAAGGTTTATACGATGAAATTATTATTTCTAAAAACAGCCTCATTAGAGATACCTCTTTTACAAATATTGCCCTATTTGATGGAAACACTTGGTACACACCTAAGCATCCTCTACTCAGAGGAACAAAACGAGCCCATTTAATAAATAACAATATAGTTAAAGAAAAAGATATACATGAAAATGATATCTTTAAATATAAGGCTATAAGACTGTTTAATGCAATGATTGATTTTGGAGATATTGAAATCCCCATAAACAAAGATACATTATCATTATAA
- a CDS encoding DUF6057 family protein, with protein MSNYSVKDGTRVVRIACAVLFVSFTFLYLYDYQDDILAMAQHVLSDGLTHYNRTIGAVLITVVLWLLQIGFYALFRLQGRAHAVTFFPSLLTLTVITSPDNSIDEGFSFGAWLVAWPVLMLICTGVMWYARQVQQYEPVDSSKGFLSRRAWINYVTMCAMFVFVGLFSNHNDVFHYRMHVESCLNDSLFDEALATGEKSNKTDSSLTSLRIHALAEKNQLGERLFEYPLVGGSAAMLPNGKSVKYLMYPEKNLYKNLGCWLKQHMSTMHYLKFIHQHKLATKSAHDYLLCAYLLDGNLDAFVHSIGLYYDIHGQMPKHYREALTLYNHLRSNPFISYRSTIMETDFQDFQTLIHKYNNPVERAAALRDTYGNTYWWYYYNQYSCKSKYSL; from the coding sequence ATGTCAAACTATTCTGTTAAGGATGGCACTCGTGTAGTAAGAATTGCGTGTGCTGTCTTATTCGTTTCTTTTACGTTTCTGTATCTTTATGATTATCAGGATGATATTTTGGCAATGGCACAGCATGTGTTGTCTGATGGACTGACACATTATAACCGCACAATCGGAGCTGTTCTCATTACTGTTGTTTTGTGGTTGTTGCAGATAGGTTTCTATGCGCTGTTCCGTTTGCAAGGTCGTGCACATGCTGTTACTTTTTTCCCATCATTGCTTACACTGACAGTTATCACTTCACCAGATAATTCTATCGACGAGGGATTTTCTTTTGGTGCTTGGCTTGTAGCCTGGCCGGTTCTTATGCTTATTTGTACTGGGGTTATGTGGTATGCACGTCAAGTCCAACAATATGAACCAGTAGATTCTTCTAAGGGATTTCTTTCTCGCCGAGCATGGATAAACTATGTAACCATGTGTGCTATGTTTGTTTTTGTTGGTCTATTCAGTAATCATAATGATGTGTTTCATTATCGCATGCATGTTGAGAGTTGCCTTAATGACAGTCTTTTTGATGAAGCATTGGCAACTGGAGAAAAATCAAATAAAACAGATTCAAGTCTCACAAGTTTGCGTATCCACGCTCTTGCTGAAAAAAATCAGCTGGGAGAACGCTTGTTTGAGTATCCCCTCGTTGGTGGCTCTGCAGCAATGCTTCCAAATGGTAAGAGTGTGAAGTATCTTATGTATCCAGAGAAAAATCTGTACAAGAATCTAGGATGTTGGTTAAAACAGCATATGTCAACGATGCACTATCTTAAGTTTATACATCAACATAAACTTGCCACTAAGTCTGCGCATGACTATTTACTATGTGCTTATCTTCTTGATGGTAATTTGGATGCTTTCGTACATTCTATAGGGTTGTATTATGATATTCATGGTCAGATGCCAAAGCATTATCGTGAAGCTCTTACTTTGTATAATCATTTGCGGTCTAATCCATTTATATCATATCGTAGTACAATAATGGAAACTGATTTTCAGGATTTCCAAACATTAATTCATAAATATAATAATCCTGTTGAGCGCGCTGCTGCGCTGAGAGATACTTACGGAAATACTTACTGGTGGTATTATTACAATCAGTATTCTTGTAAATCAAAGTATAGTTTATGA
- a CDS encoding alpha amylase C-terminal domain-containing protein, whose protein sequence is MATKKVTEKKVAARTTKKTTGCGHIGIVKNDPYLEPYEDAICGRHDNVLRKLSQFTNNGKKSIADFAAGYEYYGLHMLSREWAFREWAPNATAIYLVGDFNDWKEDDKFLAHRIEGSGDWELRVPLKYIHHGDFFKMHVKWNGGEGERIPAWATRVVQDEHTKIFCAQVWSPEQSYQWSVKSFSPSTSPLLIYECHIGMGQDAEKVGTYTEFKDNVLPRIAKDGYNCIQIMAIQEHPYYGSFGYHVSSFFAPSSRFGTPEELKELIDAAHSKGIAVIMDIVHSHAVKNEAEGLGNIAGDHNQYFYPGERHEHPAWDSLCFDYSKDNVTHFLLSNCKYWLSEFHFDGFRFDGVTSMLYNSHGLGEAFSGYGDYFNGHEDDNAICYLTLANVLIHKVNPKAITIAEEVSGMPGLAAKFEDGGYGFDYRMAMNIPDFWIKSIKELKDEDWKPSSIFWEVRNRRNDEKTISYCESHDQALVGDKTIIFRLIDADMYWHFKNGDENDKVCRGIALHKMIRLVTVSTINGGYLNFMGNEFGHPEWIDFPREGNNWSHKYARRQWNLVDNKDLDYHYLGDFDREMLKVIKSEKNFNRTPILEIWHNDTDQILAYMRGDLLFVFNFSPTRSFTDYGLLVPTGSYDIVLDTDNKQFGGNGLNDDSMMHLTNYDSLYVDERKEWLKLYLPARSALVLRKN, encoded by the coding sequence ATGGCAACAAAGAAAGTTACTGAAAAGAAAGTTGCTGCAAGAACAACAAAGAAAACTACGGGTTGTGGGCATATTGGAATTGTGAAGAACGATCCATATCTAGAACCTTATGAAGATGCTATTTGCGGGCGTCACGATAATGTGCTGCGCAAATTGTCCCAGTTTACTAACAACGGAAAGAAAAGTATTGCTGATTTTGCCGCTGGATATGAATACTATGGACTTCATATGTTGAGTAGGGAATGGGCGTTCCGTGAATGGGCACCTAATGCTACAGCAATATATCTTGTTGGTGACTTCAATGACTGGAAAGAGGATGACAAGTTTCTTGCTCATCGTATTGAAGGCTCTGGAGATTGGGAACTTCGTGTACCTCTTAAATATATTCATCATGGAGACTTCTTCAAGATGCATGTAAAATGGAATGGTGGCGAAGGTGAACGCATACCTGCTTGGGCAACACGTGTTGTGCAGGATGAACACACAAAAATATTTTGTGCACAGGTATGGAGCCCAGAACAATCTTACCAGTGGAGTGTGAAGTCTTTTTCTCCATCAACTTCTCCGTTGCTAATCTATGAATGCCATATCGGCATGGGACAGGATGCCGAAAAGGTTGGTACATATACAGAGTTTAAAGATAATGTCTTGCCAAGAATTGCTAAGGATGGATACAACTGTATTCAGATAATGGCTATACAGGAACATCCTTATTATGGTTCTTTTGGTTATCATGTAAGTTCTTTCTTTGCGCCTTCTAGTCGTTTTGGAACTCCAGAGGAGTTGAAGGAGCTTATTGATGCAGCGCATTCTAAAGGGATAGCTGTGATAATGGATATTGTCCATTCTCATGCCGTAAAGAATGAAGCCGAAGGCTTGGGTAATATTGCAGGTGATCATAACCAGTACTTCTATCCAGGAGAACGTCATGAACATCCAGCTTGGGACAGTCTTTGTTTTGATTATAGCAAAGACAATGTTACACATTTTTTGTTAAGCAATTGTAAGTATTGGTTATCTGAATTTCATTTTGATGGATTCCGTTTCGACGGAGTAACGTCTATGCTTTATAACAGTCATGGTCTTGGAGAGGCTTTTAGTGGATATGGTGACTATTTCAACGGTCACGAGGATGATAATGCCATTTGCTACCTTACTTTAGCAAATGTTCTTATCCACAAAGTAAATCCAAAGGCTATAACAATTGCCGAAGAGGTTAGCGGTATGCCTGGACTGGCAGCTAAGTTTGAGGATGGGGGATACGGTTTTGATTATCGTATGGCAATGAACATTCCTGATTTTTGGATAAAGTCTATTAAAGAATTGAAAGACGAGGATTGGAAGCCTAGTTCCATATTCTGGGAGGTTAGGAATCGTCGTAATGATGAAAAAACTATATCATATTGTGAGAGTCATGACCAAGCCTTGGTAGGTGATAAGACAATTATCTTCCGCCTTATTGATGCTGATATGTATTGGCATTTTAAGAATGGCGATGAGAATGACAAGGTTTGTCGAGGTATAGCTCTTCACAAGATGATAAGACTTGTGACAGTATCTACAATCAATGGTGGTTACCTTAATTTCATGGGTAATGAATTTGGACATCCTGAATGGATTGATTTCCCACGTGAAGGTAATAATTGGAGTCATAAATATGCGCGTCGTCAGTGGAACCTTGTTGACAACAAGGACTTGGACTATCATTATCTTGGTGATTTCGACCGTGAAATGTTGAAGGTGATAAAAAGCGAGAAAAATTTTAACCGGACTCCTATTCTGGAAATATGGCATAATGATACCGACCAAATATTGGCTTATATGCGTGGAGATCTTCTTTTCGTTTTCAATTTTTCGCCAACTCGTTCGTTTACAGATTATGGATTACTTGTTCCAACAGGTAGCTATGATATTGTTCTTGATACCGACAATAAACAATTCGGTGGCAACGGTTTGAATGATGATTCAATGATGCATCTAACTAATTACGATTCTTTATATGTTGATGAACGCAAGGAATGGTTAAAACTTTATCTACCAGCTCGTTCTGCATTAGTATTACGTAAAAATTGA
- a CDS encoding YhcH/YjgK/YiaL family protein produces the protein MIIDKIENLDKYISLNPLFADVVKFLESNDLNTLEEGKHEIKGADLFVNVQANPGKRLQDAVLEFHKKMIDIQIPVSDSETFGYTPVDELPEAEFNEQKDIAKLPDVEPQTYVTLNPGQMAIFFPQDGHAPCISESDCLRKVIFKIQA, from the coding sequence ATGATAATAGACAAAATTGAAAATCTAGATAAATATATAAGTCTTAATCCGTTATTTGCTGATGTGGTGAAGTTTTTGGAAAGCAATGACCTCAATACACTTGAAGAAGGAAAACATGAGATTAAGGGGGCAGATTTGTTTGTTAATGTGCAAGCTAACCCTGGCAAGAGATTACAAGATGCCGTTCTTGAGTTTCATAAGAAAATGATAGATATTCAAATCCCAGTCAGTGATTCTGAAACTTTTGGATACACTCCGGTTGATGAATTGCCTGAGGCAGAATTTAATGAACAGAAGGATATTGCTAAACTTCCTGATGTAGAGCCACAGACTTATGTGACACTTAATCCAGGGCAGATGGCTATTTTCTTTCCACAGGATGGTCATGCACCATGCATCTCTGAATCTGACTGTTTGAGAAAAGTCATTTTCAAGATTCAAGCATAA
- a CDS encoding MORN repeat-containing protein, giving the protein MKKLIISIISLILPFMATAQKIVLGSCTTHDGGQYKGQMMNGKPNGKGNTVFKNGDSYVGEYIKGKRDGYGVYSFSDGEKYEGQWFQDQQHGRGTFYFSNNNKYVGLWFRDFQQGQGIMYYYNGDKYVGSWSQDKREGKGRYTYSSGAYYDGMWKADQKSGHGFFDWGDGTTYDGMWANNQRSGKGTNKYADGDVYIGNWADDIQNGSGIYKFQNGDVYEGDYAQGERTGEGIFKYASGDRYTGHFNEGYKDGMGTYEWRTGDVYVGLWKNDLQNGHGKLTKKNGDVFEGDFKNGHIEGEVIIHYANGSRFKGTYKKGLRNGAAIEEDKDGNRFEGSYVDDVRDGRFVEKDRNGNVTRTGHYENGKLFLD; this is encoded by the coding sequence GTGAAAAAACTTATTATATCAATTATATCCTTAATTCTACCATTTATGGCTACTGCACAGAAGATAGTTCTAGGCTCGTGCACGACACATGATGGTGGTCAGTATAAAGGACAGATGATGAATGGAAAACCCAACGGCAAAGGTAATACTGTCTTCAAGAATGGTGACAGTTATGTTGGTGAGTATATAAAAGGTAAACGTGATGGATATGGCGTTTACTCTTTTTCTGATGGTGAAAAATATGAAGGACAATGGTTTCAGGATCAGCAGCATGGTCGTGGAACATTTTATTTCTCAAACAATAATAAATATGTAGGTCTATGGTTCCGCGATTTCCAACAAGGACAGGGTATCATGTATTATTATAATGGTGATAAGTATGTTGGTTCTTGGTCTCAGGATAAACGTGAGGGTAAGGGGCGTTATACCTATTCAAGTGGTGCATATTATGATGGAATGTGGAAAGCTGATCAAAAAAGTGGACATGGTTTCTTTGACTGGGGCGATGGCACTACATACGATGGTATGTGGGCTAATAATCAACGTTCCGGAAAAGGCACAAATAAGTATGCTGATGGTGATGTTTATATTGGTAATTGGGCTGATGATATACAGAATGGCAGTGGTATTTATAAGTTCCAGAATGGTGATGTGTATGAAGGTGATTACGCACAGGGTGAACGTACTGGTGAAGGCATATTCAAATATGCATCCGGTGATCGTTACACAGGACATTTCAACGAAGGATATAAGGATGGCATGGGTACTTATGAATGGCGTACTGGTGACGTATATGTTGGCTTATGGAAGAATGATTTGCAAAATGGACATGGTAAACTTACTAAGAAAAATGGTGATGTGTTTGAAGGTGACTTCAAAAACGGACATATTGAAGGTGAAGTTATAATTCATTATGCTAATGGAAGCCGTTTCAAGGGAACATATAAGAAAGGTCTTCGCAATGGTGCTGCTATTGAGGAGGATAAGGATGGAAACCGTTTTGAGGGTTCTTATGTAGATGATGTTCGTGACGGACGTTTTGTAGAGAAAGATCGTAACGGAAATGTTACACGAACAGGACATTATGAAAATGGTAAATTATTTTTGGACTAA